The Desulfotignum phosphitoxidans DSM 13687 genome has a window encoding:
- a CDS encoding MBL fold metallo-hydrolase → MKQNNSFCVCPLASGSKGNALLVSTPDTAILVDAGLSGVELQRRMTAVGQDPADLSAIVITHEHIDHVRGAGVLGRRFNIPVYISSATHQACPGLGHVPELIHFECGTRFDIRDLVLNPFSISHDASDPAGLTLTWQQSKIGIATDLGVVTNLVRTHLSGSSVLYLESNHDPEMLINGSYPWHLKQRIQSRTGHLSNNDAGTLLADLYHDQLHHVILAHLSEENNRPERALAEVGRCLNRPGTALSVAGPDRPGDVIRITGKEK, encoded by the coding sequence ATGAAACAGAATAATTCTTTTTGCGTCTGTCCGCTGGCTTCGGGCAGCAAAGGAAACGCATTGCTGGTCTCCACGCCGGACACCGCCATTCTGGTGGATGCCGGTTTGTCCGGTGTGGAGCTTCAGCGGCGGATGACGGCAGTGGGACAGGATCCTGCTGATCTGTCCGCCATTGTCATCACCCATGAACATATCGATCATGTCAGAGGCGCCGGCGTCCTGGGACGGCGATTCAATATTCCGGTTTATATCTCTTCCGCCACCCATCAGGCCTGCCCCGGACTGGGCCATGTGCCTGAACTGATTCATTTTGAATGCGGGACCCGGTTTGACATCCGGGATCTGGTCCTGAATCCCTTTTCCATCTCCCATGACGCCTCGGACCCGGCCGGTCTGACCTTGACCTGGCAGCAGAGTAAAATCGGCATCGCCACGGATCTGGGGGTGGTGACCAACCTGGTGCGGACCCATCTGTCCGGTTCTTCAGTTCTTTATCTGGAATCCAATCATGATCCGGAGATGCTCATCAACGGATCTTATCCGTGGCATCTGAAGCAGCGGATTCAATCGCGCACCGGCCATCTGTCCAACAATGATGCCGGCACCCTTCTGGCGGACCTTTACCATGACCAGCTGCACCATGTGATCCTGGCCCATCTGAGCGAAGAAAACAACCGGCCTGAACGGGCCCTGGCCGAGGTGGGCCGTTGTCTGAACCGGCCGGGTACCGCGCTGTCCGTTGCCGGACCCGACCGGCCTGGAGACGTGATCCGAATAACAGGAAAGGAAAAATAA
- a CDS encoding proline dehydrogenase family protein: protein MINKLISQILPHMPEKLIWQFSKEYIAGKTTEQAFEASRELNRNNTLVTLDILGEFIENMDQAKDNRDQYIDLINTMEATDVKGNYSIKPTMFGLLLDKQTCSDYMRDIVATAAEYDNFVRIDMENSPTVDDTIEIFRRIKAEFPKNVGLVLQAYLKRTRSDIEAMLDLKSDEADLNFRLCKGIYVESPAIAYKKYEEINAHYLEDLEFMFQSGIYPGIATHDKPLIEGALKLIQKYNIPKDRYEFQMLYGVTPKQRQSLADAGHKVRVYVPFGEHWFGYSTRRLKENPAMVTHIVKALFAKG from the coding sequence ATGATAAATAAACTTATCAGTCAGATTCTTCCCCATATGCCTGAGAAGCTGATCTGGCAGTTTTCAAAGGAGTATATTGCCGGGAAAACCACGGAACAGGCCTTCGAAGCGTCCAGGGAGCTGAACCGGAACAATACCCTGGTCACCCTGGATATTCTGGGTGAGTTCATTGAAAACATGGACCAGGCCAAAGACAACCGGGATCAGTATATTGATCTGATCAACACGATGGAAGCCACGGACGTCAAGGGAAATTATTCTATCAAACCCACCATGTTCGGTCTTCTTCTAGACAAGCAGACCTGTTCTGACTACATGCGGGATATTGTGGCCACAGCGGCTGAATATGATAATTTTGTCCGCATCGACATGGAAAACTCCCCCACTGTGGACGACACCATTGAGATTTTCAGGCGGATCAAAGCGGAATTTCCAAAAAATGTGGGATTGGTGCTTCAGGCGTACCTGAAACGGACCCGCTCCGATATCGAAGCCATGCTGGACCTGAAATCAGATGAGGCGGACCTGAATTTTCGGCTGTGCAAAGGGATTTATGTGGAATCCCCCGCCATTGCATACAAAAAATACGAAGAGATCAATGCCCATTATCTGGAAGATCTGGAATTCATGTTCCAGAGCGGCATCTATCCGGGTATTGCCACCCATGACAAGCCCCTGATCGAGGGCGCATTGAAGCTGATCCAGAAATACAATATCCCCAAAGACCGGTATGAATTTCAGATGCTGTACGGAGTGACCCCCAAACAGCGGCAGAGCCTGGCGGATGCCGGCCACAAGGTGCGGGTGTATGTGCCGTTCGGGGAACACTGGTTCGGGTATTCCACCCGCCGGCTCAAGGAAAATCCAGCCATGGTCACCCATATTGTGAAGGCGTTGTTTGCCAAAGGATAA
- a CDS encoding NAD(P)H-dependent oxidoreductase → MNAVIDALNFRHACKKFDPARKIATKDLDTILEAAVLSPSSFGMEAWKFLVLQSPGIREKLRPACWDQTQITDSSHVIVILARPDQVAPGHPYVAESFGRRGLPEDATTAYIEKYRHHMETEVLPRMNLYAWCSKQCYIALADIMTAAAAMGIDSCPMEGFEKDRVERILEIDTQKFEVAVLVALGYRSDKQPPRRRHSKEKLVEIR, encoded by the coding sequence ATGAACGCCGTCATCGATGCCTTGAATTTTCGTCATGCCTGCAAGAAATTCGACCCGGCCAGAAAGATTGCCACCAAAGATCTGGACACGATTCTGGAGGCGGCGGTGCTGTCTCCCTCTTCTTTCGGTATGGAGGCCTGGAAATTTCTGGTGCTGCAATCACCGGGTATCCGGGAGAAACTGCGCCCGGCCTGCTGGGACCAGACTCAGATAACTGACAGCAGCCATGTGATCGTGATTCTGGCCAGACCGGATCAGGTGGCCCCGGGCCACCCGTATGTGGCTGAAAGTTTTGGCCGCAGAGGGTTGCCCGAAGATGCCACCACCGCTTATATTGAAAAATATCGGCATCATATGGAAACAGAGGTGCTGCCCCGAATGAATCTGTATGCCTGGTGCAGCAAGCAGTGTTACATCGCCCTGGCCGATATCATGACCGCTGCCGCGGCAATGGGCATTGATTCCTGCCCCATGGAGGGGTTTGAAAAAGACCGGGTGGAGCGCATTCTGGAAATCGATACCCAAAAGTTCGAAGTGGCGGTGCTGGTGGCCCTGGGATACCGGTCGGACAAGCAGCCCCCCCGGCGGCGCCACTCTAAAGAGAAACTGGTTGAAATCCGTTAA
- a CDS encoding ABC transporter ATP-binding protein gives MTREEKEIRLADLVLAKAMWPYIRPYAWMLAVSTLLVFAGIFFELSIPLLIQKGLDGFILQSGQNSKDALFLGLHMEDFRSFGLFFCLMILAAFVIDFGQTLFLEYSGQKIILNLRWELFSHMTGLPVAYYDKNASGRLVARVAGDIENMNEMFTSVLVFIFKDLVLMAAIFVMLARLNAGLAFYLFGLVPVILVSVTGFSRHVRSAFRTIRQKIGEINHSFSEGISGIRAIQTTGSAATFIKRFRDLNATHYDAAMRQIKTFAVFMPFIGLLGIVSTAIILWAGGLKVTAHEMTIGELVAFLTYMKLFFRPLRELSEKFNLLQNALASAERITTVLEQKKDRQRLTRKRVRMDAIHHLAFDHVHFSYDTETPVLKDICFSLEKGSSIGIVGQTGSGKTSIINLVTGFYRPDAGLIRINGQPQESINTMDIRRKTALVMQDPILFSGTVKDNICPPENPLDGLALKKVLEQANCGFLYDKFDGPDTVLREGGRPLSAGEKQLICIARAFACNPDLIIFDEATSYMDSGSEQAVHEAMNRLMKGRLSIIIAHRLSTIRHCDRILLLRVGRIREQGSHPELVRAKGEYYHLLEKETL, from the coding sequence ATGACGCGGGAAGAAAAGGAAATCCGTCTGGCCGATCTGGTTTTGGCCAAAGCGATGTGGCCCTATATCCGGCCCTATGCCTGGATGCTGGCAGTGTCCACCCTGCTGGTGTTTGCCGGTATTTTCTTTGAGCTGTCCATTCCGCTGCTCATCCAGAAAGGCCTGGACGGATTTATCCTCCAATCCGGCCAGAATTCAAAGGATGCCTTGTTTCTAGGTCTGCACATGGAAGACTTCCGGTCGTTCGGTCTTTTTTTCTGCCTGATGATCCTGGCCGCATTTGTCATCGATTTCGGTCAGACCCTGTTTCTGGAATACTCCGGCCAGAAAATTATTCTGAACCTGCGATGGGAACTGTTCTCCCACATGACCGGCCTGCCCGTGGCCTATTATGATAAAAACGCCTCCGGCCGGCTGGTGGCAAGGGTGGCAGGCGACATTGAGAACATGAACGAAATGTTCACCAGTGTGCTGGTGTTCATCTTCAAGGACCTGGTGCTCATGGCAGCCATTTTTGTGATGCTGGCACGGCTCAATGCCGGACTGGCCTTTTATCTGTTTGGGCTGGTGCCCGTGATCCTGGTGAGTGTCACCGGATTTTCCCGGCATGTGCGCAGCGCCTTTCGGACCATCCGACAGAAGATCGGGGAGATCAACCACAGTTTTTCCGAAGGCATTTCCGGCATCCGGGCCATCCAGACCACTGGCAGCGCAGCCACGTTTATCAAACGGTTCCGGGATCTCAATGCGACCCATTATGATGCCGCCATGCGCCAGATAAAAACCTTTGCCGTGTTCATGCCCTTTATCGGGTTATTGGGCATCGTCAGCACGGCGATCATCCTGTGGGCCGGCGGTCTCAAGGTCACGGCCCATGAAATGACCATCGGCGAACTGGTGGCATTTCTCACCTATATGAAACTGTTTTTCAGGCCGTTGCGGGAGCTGTCGGAAAAATTCAATCTGCTTCAGAATGCTTTGGCCTCGGCGGAACGGATCACCACAGTGCTGGAACAGAAAAAAGACCGGCAGCGCCTTACCCGAAAAAGAGTCCGGATGGATGCCATCCATCACCTGGCATTTGATCATGTTCATTTTTCTTATGACACGGAAACACCGGTGCTCAAAGATATCTGTTTTTCTCTTGAAAAAGGGAGTTCCATCGGAATCGTGGGTCAGACCGGGTCCGGAAAGACCTCCATCATCAACCTGGTCACAGGATTCTACCGGCCGGATGCCGGCCTTATCCGGATCAACGGTCAGCCCCAGGAATCCATCAACACCATGGATATCCGACGGAAAACCGCTCTGGTCATGCAGGACCCCATCCTTTTTTCCGGCACAGTCAAAGACAATATCTGCCCGCCGGAAAATCCCCTGGACGGCCTTGCCCTGAAAAAAGTGCTGGAACAGGCCAACTGCGGATTTTTATATGACAAGTTTGACGGACCGGACACCGTGCTCAGGGAGGGGGGACGTCCGCTGTCCGCCGGAGAAAAACAGCTGATATGCATTGCCCGGGCCTTTGCCTGCAACCCGGATCTGATCATTTTCGATGAGGCCACATCCTACATGGATTCCGGATCGGAGCAGGCGGTGCATGAGGCCATGAACCGGCTCATGAAAGGCCGGCTGTCCATCATCATCGCCCACCGCCTGTCCACCATCCGGCACTGTGACCGGATCCTGCTGCTCAGGGTTGGCCGGATCCGGGAACAAGGCAGCCACCCGGAGCTGGTAAGGGCCAAAGGTGAGTATTATCACCTGCTGGAAAAAGAAACCCTGTAA
- a CDS encoding ABC transporter ATP-binding protein, with protein sequence MKLILPFFRQYKAQILLGMVCMIIVDGTQLIVPQVIRSVVDTLTEGSLDRAVLIRQCVFILGLGVLMAVLRYAWRILLMGSARNLEKGIRDQLYTHIMSLDPAFFDRVNTGDIMAHATSDINHVRMAFGFGIIVLVDTVLLGGAILAIMIWTQPKLTAMAMIPMPALIFFTRFLGKKMHDFHTTAQESFSVLTEMIRESFFGIRIIKVFNFESLVTNRVGHAATDYFRKNLKRAVATSLLRPLLGFFFNISSLIILFYGGILVMRNTLSPGELVAFLQYLGLLAWPVIAIGWMTNLFQRGMSSLGRINALLQSRPRITCPENPVPMPRQIRHFRFNHAGFSYDGHTPILSDICLDIPGGSRVGITGPPGTGKTTLAYLMMRLYDPTQGDIRVNGIPTMDMDPKALQSCIAFMPQEPFLFSATIRENMLMGRDMTDTDLEKVIRICDLSDTIKAMPRGLEALVGERGVTLSGGQKQRLVLARALVEDKPVLILDDPVSQLDTQTAQRVIDGIHRLTKDRTCILISHRLSALAACDTIYVLENGRISAGGSHAHLLETSRYYRHAFDVQQFEET encoded by the coding sequence TTGAAACTGATCCTTCCCTTTTTCAGGCAGTACAAGGCCCAGATCCTTTTGGGTATGGTATGCATGATCATCGTGGACGGCACCCAGCTCATTGTGCCCCAGGTGATCCGGTCGGTGGTGGATACCCTGACTGAAGGCAGCCTGGACCGGGCCGTACTGATCCGTCAGTGTGTATTCATTCTGGGGCTGGGCGTGCTTATGGCGGTGCTGCGTTATGCCTGGCGCATCCTGCTCATGGGCAGTGCCAGAAACCTGGAAAAAGGGATCCGGGACCAGCTGTACACCCATATCATGTCATTGGACCCGGCTTTTTTCGACCGGGTGAATACCGGGGACATCATGGCCCATGCCACCTCGGACATCAACCATGTGCGCATGGCTTTCGGATTCGGAATTATTGTGCTGGTGGACACGGTGCTGCTGGGAGGCGCCATTCTGGCCATCATGATCTGGACCCAACCCAAACTCACAGCCATGGCCATGATCCCCATGCCGGCCCTGATTTTCTTCACACGATTCCTAGGTAAAAAAATGCATGACTTTCACACCACCGCCCAGGAATCATTTTCCGTTCTCACTGAAATGATCCGGGAAAGCTTTTTCGGTATCCGGATCATCAAGGTGTTCAATTTTGAATCGCTGGTAACAAACCGGGTGGGCCATGCTGCCACGGATTATTTCCGCAAAAACCTGAAACGGGCCGTGGCCACGTCCCTGTTGCGCCCTTTGCTGGGGTTTTTCTTTAACATCTCTTCATTGATCATTCTGTTTTACGGCGGAATACTGGTGATGCGCAACACATTGAGTCCCGGAGAACTGGTGGCGTTTCTCCAGTATCTGGGTTTGCTGGCCTGGCCGGTCATTGCCATCGGATGGATGACCAACCTGTTCCAGCGGGGGATGTCTTCTTTGGGCCGCATCAACGCCCTGCTCCAGTCCCGGCCCCGGATCACCTGTCCGGAAAACCCGGTGCCCATGCCCCGCCAGATCCGCCATTTCCGTTTCAACCATGCCGGGTTCTCCTATGACGGCCACACCCCCATATTGTCGGACATCTGTCTGGATATCCCGGGGGGCAGCCGGGTGGGTATCACCGGCCCGCCCGGGACCGGCAAAACCACCCTGGCGTATCTGATGATGCGGCTGTATGATCCCACCCAAGGCGATATCCGGGTGAACGGCATTCCCACCATGGACATGGATCCCAAAGCCCTGCAGTCCTGCATCGCATTCATGCCCCAGGAACCGTTTCTGTTTTCCGCCACCATCCGGGAAAACATGCTTATGGGGCGGGACATGACAGATACCGATCTGGAGAAAGTGATCCGAATCTGTGATCTTTCCGATACCATTAAAGCCATGCCCCGGGGATTGGAAGCCCTTGTGGGAGAACGGGGAGTAACTTTGTCCGGGGGCCAGAAACAGCGGCTGGTCCTGGCCAGGGCCCTGGTGGAGGACAAGCCGGTGCTGATTCTGGACGATCCGGTCAGCCAGCTGGACACCCAGACCGCCCAGCGGGTGATCGACGGTATCCACCGCCTGACAAAGGATCGCACCTGCATCCTTATCTCCCATCGTCTGTCCGCTCTGGCCGCTTGCGACACCATATATGTTCTGGAAAACGGCCGGATCTCTGCCGGCGGATCCCATGCCCATCTGCTTGAAACCAGCCGATACTACCGGCATGCATTTGATGTGCAGCAGTTTGAGGAGACCTGA
- a CDS encoding sulfite exporter TauE/SafE family protein — MYFSTAGIETAIWVPPLVAFVVSFFTSMGGISGAFLLLPFQMSVLGYTHPSVSATNQLFNIVAIPSGVYRYWREGRMVWPLTWIVVAGTLPGVFIGAVVRVTWLPDPGLFKLFAAGVLLYIGLKMMRDLRKQSGRNAGKNNSEKRFQTLMKNWRSDDVTSRPSTVTGFNLRRLGFTFYGESYEVSFPGIFSLSFIVGIVGGIYGIGGGSIIAPFFVTFFGLPVYIVAGAALMGTFVTSIAGVAFYQAIAPFYPHLSVAPDWLLGILFGIGGMAGMYLGARSQKFVPARAIKWMLTGIMILTAAKYVFEFFK, encoded by the coding sequence ATGTATTTTTCAACCGCAGGCATTGAAACAGCCATATGGGTACCGCCGCTGGTGGCATTTGTGGTGTCATTTTTCACCTCCATGGGCGGGATATCCGGTGCGTTTCTGCTCCTGCCGTTCCAGATGTCGGTTCTGGGCTACACCCATCCTTCGGTCAGTGCCACCAACCAGTTGTTCAACATTGTGGCCATTCCCAGCGGGGTCTACCGTTACTGGCGCGAAGGCCGGATGGTATGGCCCTTAACCTGGATCGTCGTTGCAGGCACCCTGCCCGGCGTATTCATCGGTGCAGTTGTACGGGTGACCTGGCTGCCGGACCCCGGGCTGTTCAAGCTGTTTGCCGCCGGTGTCCTGTTGTATATCGGGCTTAAAATGATGCGGGATCTGCGGAAGCAATCCGGCCGGAATGCCGGCAAAAACAACAGTGAAAAGCGGTTTCAAACCCTGATGAAAAACTGGCGTTCAGATGACGTCACTTCACGGCCCTCCACTGTGACCGGTTTCAACCTCCGCCGGCTGGGATTCACCTTTTATGGTGAATCCTATGAGGTATCTTTTCCGGGCATTTTTTCTCTCAGTTTCATTGTGGGCATTGTCGGGGGCATTTACGGCATCGGCGGCGGTTCCATCATCGCCCCTTTTTTTGTCACTTTTTTCGGACTGCCGGTATATATCGTGGCTGGCGCGGCCCTGATGGGGACCTTTGTCACCTCCATTGCCGGGGTTGCTTTTTACCAGGCCATTGCCCCGTTTTATCCTCACCTGTCCGTGGCTCCTGACTGGCTGCTGGGAATTTTATTCGGTATCGGCGGCATGGCGGGCATGTATTTAGGTGCCCGGTCCCAGAAATTTGTCCCGGCCAGGGCCATCAAATGGATGCTGACCGGGATCATGATACTGACGGCAGCCAAATATGTGTTTGAGTTTTTTAAATAA
- a CDS encoding TOBE domain-containing protein, whose protein sequence is MADQKKSTQNQDISPSGGKDHSRIISIARTGPCLDTAQLNQLEQCFRKWATDSPRADVRFSRCRILITFLLIRYTGAKLKEVLAVNPFTDIDVQNHAVTYGSSGPETGVKPRTVHLSEALGTEIQELIHGPGFKEKAGRLTDLDPGFVRRKFYERAAACGFDKELGGPEAIRRARAIELMQGNLPLPVVQQILGHMSASLTSSYVTFSETDIQAVAKRFMEKESGRRTSARNTFFCKVTNIVNADIQSLIEMITLDGHSIITVITNDSVKRLGLVTDKWVIAEVKAPQVMLQSGDVSCACSVENRFKGIVTRITRGKINTECIVTVSDSLQICAVISSAGSWISGLKQGDPVRALFTAVSVVLHLN, encoded by the coding sequence ATGGCGGATCAAAAGAAATCCACACAAAATCAGGATATTTCACCGTCCGGCGGAAAGGATCACAGCCGGATCATCTCCATTGCCAGGACCGGGCCATGCCTGGATACGGCTCAGCTGAATCAGCTGGAACAGTGTTTTCGAAAATGGGCAACCGATTCGCCCCGCGCGGATGTGCGCTTTTCCCGCTGCCGCATTTTGATCACTTTTCTTTTGATCCGATATACCGGTGCAAAATTAAAGGAAGTGCTGGCGGTCAACCCTTTTACAGATATCGATGTACAAAACCATGCGGTGACCTATGGCTCCAGCGGGCCTGAAACCGGTGTGAAACCCAGAACGGTTCATCTCTCCGAGGCCCTGGGCACTGAGATTCAGGAATTGATCCACGGACCGGGATTCAAAGAAAAAGCAGGCCGGCTGACTGACCTGGATCCCGGGTTTGTACGTCGCAAATTTTATGAACGGGCGGCTGCATGCGGTTTTGACAAGGAACTGGGCGGACCCGAGGCCATCCGCAGGGCCAGGGCAATCGAGTTGATGCAGGGCAATCTGCCGCTACCGGTGGTTCAACAAATTTTAGGGCACATGTCCGCCAGCCTGACGTCATCGTATGTCACCTTTTCGGAAACTGATATTCAGGCGGTTGCCAAGCGGTTCATGGAAAAGGAATCCGGCCGCAGAACCAGCGCCCGCAACACTTTTTTCTGCAAAGTCACAAACATTGTAAATGCAGATATTCAGTCTCTGATTGAAATGATCACTCTGGACGGCCATTCCATTATCACTGTGATCACCAACGACAGTGTCAAACGACTGGGTCTGGTTACCGATAAATGGGTGATTGCTGAGGTCAAAGCGCCTCAGGTAATGCTGCAAAGCGGTGATGTGTCTTGTGCATGCAGTGTGGAAAACCGGTTCAAAGGAATTGTCACCCGGATCACCCGGGGGAAAATCAATACCGAATGTATTGTCACGGTGTCAGATTCTTTGCAGATCTGTGCCGTGATATCCTCGGCCGGTTCCTGGATTTCCGGCCTGAAGCAGGGAGATCCGGTCCGGGCCTTGTTCACCGCTGTTTCCGTGGTACTTCATCTGAATTGA
- the crcB gene encoding fluoride efflux transporter CrcB: MEKLIWVMLGGSLGAAGRYGISLLTINLWGTRFPWGTLVVNMAGCFLIGLLFGLSDRVRLLTPEMRLLLITGFLGALTTFSAFSMETIAAGQAGMRFQAVMNILVNNLGGLALTVMGLWIGSVK, encoded by the coding sequence ATGGAAAAACTGATCTGGGTAATGCTGGGCGGCAGCCTGGGCGCGGCAGGCCGTTACGGCATCAGCCTTCTGACGATCAACCTGTGGGGCACCCGCTTTCCCTGGGGCACGCTGGTTGTCAATATGGCGGGATGTTTTTTGATTGGATTGCTGTTCGGCCTGTCGGACCGAGTGCGCCTGCTGACCCCGGAGATGCGCCTGCTGCTGATCACCGGTTTTTTAGGGGCGCTGACCACTTTTTCCGCTTTTTCCATGGAAACCATTGCTGCCGGCCAGGCCGGCATGCGATTTCAGGCAGTGATGAACATCCTGGTCAACAATCTGGGCGGGCTGGCATTAACCGTGATGGGATTGTGGATCGGCAGTGTGAAATAG
- a CDS encoding arsenate reductase ArsC, protein MDDKKLKILFLCTGNACRSQMAEGWTRYLKNDVIEVFSAGVETHGVDPKAMAVMKEAGVDISHHRSKHVSEFQDKQMDVVITVCDNAKESCPYFPFAGKKVHRGFEDPPALAKEIRKRGGDEQEQLDCYRKVRDEIRGFVEKLPDNVLS, encoded by the coding sequence ATGGATGACAAAAAACTGAAGATATTGTTTCTGTGCACGGGAAATGCATGTCGCAGCCAGATGGCTGAAGGGTGGACCCGATATCTTAAAAATGACGTGATCGAGGTATTTTCCGCAGGCGTGGAAACCCATGGCGTGGACCCAAAGGCTATGGCCGTGATGAAAGAGGCGGGGGTGGATATTTCCCACCATCGGTCCAAACATGTCAGCGAATTTCAGGACAAACAAATGGATGTGGTGATCACGGTGTGTGACAATGCCAAAGAATCCTGCCCGTATTTTCCCTTTGCCGGTAAAAAGGTCCACCGGGGATTTGAAGATCCTCCGGCCCTGGCAAAAGAGATCCGGAAGCGGGGCGGGGATGAGCAGGAGCAGCTGGACTGCTACCGGAAAGTCAGAGATGAGATCCGGGGGTTTGTGGAAAAACTGCCGGACAATGTGTTGTCATAA
- the arsB gene encoding ACR3 family arsenite efflux transporter yields MSSPVDNDRRMTNVFEQYLTVWVGLCIIGGILLGKIAPGLAKALDGMAITVNNAPVVSIPIAVCLFFMMYPIMVKIDFASVIRAGKSGKPVFWTLFINWCIKPFTMYAISVFFLGIAFKGFIGPDAMDLVKIPFGLDLPVGAVHGDGVVVVHEGVKMLQIPLWRSYLAGCILLGIAPCTAMVLVWGYLSRGNDGLTLVMVAINSLTMLVLYGVLGGFLLGVGKLPIPWQALLLSVGIYVALPLVAGYFSRIWIIKAKGEAWFKEKFLGVLTPVTISALLVTLVLLFSFKGDVITANPLTILWIAVPLFIQTLLIFAIGYAGAVFMKFNYADAAPAAMIGASNHFEVAIATSVMLFGLSSGAALATVVGVLIEVPVMLMLVGFCKRTRPWFNG; encoded by the coding sequence ATGAGTTCCCCTGTTGACAATGATCGGAGAATGACGAATGTGTTTGAGCAGTACCTGACCGTCTGGGTCGGGCTGTGCATTATCGGCGGCATCTTGTTGGGAAAAATCGCTCCCGGGCTGGCAAAAGCCCTGGACGGCATGGCCATCACCGTAAACAATGCCCCCGTGGTATCCATCCCCATTGCCGTGTGCCTGTTTTTCATGATGTACCCCATCATGGTGAAAATCGATTTCGCCTCGGTCATCCGGGCGGGAAAAAGCGGCAAACCCGTGTTCTGGACCCTGTTCATCAACTGGTGCATCAAGCCCTTTACCATGTATGCCATCTCCGTGTTTTTTCTGGGGATTGCATTTAAAGGATTTATCGGCCCGGATGCCATGGATCTGGTGAAAATTCCCTTCGGCCTGGACCTGCCCGTGGGGGCTGTCCACGGGGACGGGGTGGTGGTGGTGCATGAAGGGGTGAAGATGCTCCAGATCCCGCTGTGGCGAAGCTATCTGGCCGGATGCATCCTTTTGGGCATCGCGCCTTGTACGGCCATGGTCCTGGTGTGGGGGTATCTGTCCCGGGGCAATGACGGGTTGACCCTGGTGATGGTGGCCATCAACTCCTTGACCATGCTGGTGCTGTACGGGGTTTTGGGCGGATTTCTGCTGGGTGTGGGCAAACTGCCCATCCCCTGGCAGGCCCTGCTGCTGTCTGTAGGTATCTATGTGGCGCTGCCCCTGGTGGCAGGCTATTTTTCCAGAATCTGGATTATTAAAGCCAAAGGTGAAGCATGGTTCAAGGAAAAATTTTTAGGGGTTCTGACCCCGGTGACCATCAGTGCCCTGCTGGTGACCCTGGTACTTTTGTTCAGCTTCAAGGGAGATGTCATCACGGCCAATCCGTTGACCATTTTGTGGATTGCGGTTCCTTTGTTCATCCAGACCCTTCTGATTTTTGCGATCGGTTATGCCGGGGCCGTGTTCATGAAATTCAACTATGCAGATGCAGCCCCGGCCGCCATGATCGGGGCCTCCAACCATTTTGAAGTGGCCATTGCCACATCGGTCATGCTTTTCGGGCTGTCCTCGGGCGCAGCCCTGGCCACGGTGGTGGGCGTGCTGATCGAGGTGCCGGTGATGCTGATGCTGGTGGGGTTCTGTAAACGGACCCGGCCCTGGTTCAACGGCTGA